A window of Juglans regia cultivar Chandler chromosome 7, Walnut 2.0, whole genome shotgun sequence contains these coding sequences:
- the LOC108984003 gene encoding exosome complex component RRP42 — translation MVGLSLGEKNFIQGGIAQDLRSDGRKRLTYRPVSVETGVIPQANGSARVRMGATDVISSVKAELGKPSSLQPDKGKVSIYVDCSPTAAPMFEGRGGDELSTDLSVALQCCLLGGKSGAGAGIDLSSLIVVEGKMCWGLYIDCLVVSSDGNLLDALGAAIKAALSNTGIPRVLVAAGASGDEQPEVDISDEEFLQFDTSDVPVIVTLTKVGRHYIVDATSEEESQMSSAVSISVNRKGHICGLTKRGGAGLDPSIVLDMISVAKHVSEQLMNKLDSEIAAAEAVEDDS, via the exons ATGGTGGGACTGTCTCTTGGAGAGAAGAACTTCATACAGGGGGGCATTGCTCAAGATCTTCGCTCTGATGGTCGGAAAAGATTAACTTACCGGCCTGTTTCTGTTGAAACTGGAGTTATACCTCAG GCAAATGGTTCGGCAAGAGTCAGGATGGGGGCAACAGATGTTATTTCCAGTGTAAAG GCTGAACTTGGGAAGCCAAGTTCATTGCAACCTGACAAAGGAAAGGTCTCCATTTATGTTGATTGTAGTCCAACTGCAGCACCAATGTTTGAG GGACGAGGGGGTGATGAGTTGTCTACAGACCTCTCGGTTGCTCTTCAGTGTTGTCTCTTGGGTGGTAAAAGTGGGGCAG GGGCTGGAATTGATCTCTCATCTCTAATAGTTGTGGAGGGAAAGATGTGCTGGGGTCTTTATATTGATTGCCTCGTCGTTAGTTCAGATGGGAATCTACTGGATGCCCTAGGTGCTGCCATTAAG GCTGCTCTGAGCAACACCGGCATTCCAAGGGTTCTTGTGGCAGCTGGTGCTTCAGGCGATGAGCAACCAGAGGTTGACATTAGTGACGAAGAATTTCTGCAGTTTGACACATCAGACGTCCCCGTCATAGTTACGTTAACAAAG GTGGGTAGGCACTATATAGTAGATGCCACATCAGAAGAGGAATCCCAAATGAGCTCTGCGGTCTCTATATCTGTCAACAGGAAAGGACACATTTGTGGTCTGACTAAACGAGGTGGTGCAGGCCTAGATCCTAGCATCGTTCTCGACATGATATCCGTGGCAAAGCACGTAAGTGAACAGCTAATGAACAAGTTGGATTCTGAGATAGCTGCCGCTGAAGCTGTTGAAGATGATTCATGA